In a single window of the Rhizobium tropici CIAT 899 genome:
- a CDS encoding VOC family protein — protein MPPAAPFHKKRVIGGMIFYSANGRRSSFMPIAIHPGFDESATMKVRQHLWFRRDMERAIELYTALIPGSAAGWISNILADQPNGPAGSVKFAGFKLGNRSYMGFEAGPFDYLEHSSSITVECATEDEANRLRYALGKGRPDDRGGVIDPWGIYWQFQVRSPAADFGTSAKAQPEHDGRIIAAKPRAAAA, from the coding sequence ATGCCGCCGGCGGCACCGTTCCATAAGAAGCGGGTCATCGGCGGCATGATTTTTTATTCGGCGAACGGCAGGCGTAGCTCCTTTATGCCAATCGCCATCCATCCAGGATTTGATGAAAGCGCTACGATGAAGGTCAGGCAGCATCTTTGGTTTCGCCGGGATATGGAAAGAGCGATAGAACTCTATACGGCGCTTATCCCTGGTTCGGCTGCTGGATGGATCTCGAACATATTGGCCGATCAACCGAATGGACCGGCCGGCAGCGTAAAATTCGCGGGCTTCAAACTCGGAAACCGTTCCTACATGGGATTCGAGGCTGGACCATTCGACTACCTGGAGCATAGTTCTTCGATCACCGTCGAGTGCGCGACGGAAGACGAGGCGAACCGTTTGCGTTATGCGCTGGGGAAGGGTCGCCCGGATGATCGCGGCGGAGTGATAGATCCCTGGGGCATATATTGGCAATTCCAGGTCAGGTCACCAGCTGCCGATTTTGGAACATCGGCCAAAGCTCAACCGGAACATGACGGCCGTATCATTGCCGCAAAACCACGAGCCGCCGCAGCCTGA
- a CDS encoding LacI family DNA-binding transcriptional regulator — protein sequence MRKPTLEEVAIEAGVSKMTASRALRGVADVSSETRDRVIEAATRMNYVGNRLALSLSSQRTNLVAVVVPSMSNIVFPEVLAGISAGLDGSGMQAVFGISDYDMAKEREIIRDMLSWQPCAIIVTGLDQPEETVELLRHANIPVIQLMDLDGTPIDFNVGLSHGAAGEDMAEALIAAGRRRFGYVGSALARDLRAGKRKAGFERVLHAHGLGFAGLRTDDVFSSIALGKQLTTSLLAAVPDLDCIYYSNDDMASGGLFACMELGVAVPDKMLIAGFNGLDLVNSLPAPIATSRSPRRAIGEAAAQLVRQAVGMGREPMRKTIVFKPTIAGIDG from the coding sequence ATGCGCAAACCCACTCTGGAGGAAGTCGCGATCGAGGCGGGCGTCAGCAAGATGACGGCATCGCGCGCCTTGCGTGGCGTAGCCGACGTCTCCAGCGAAACGCGTGACAGGGTGATCGAAGCGGCAACGCGGATGAATTACGTCGGCAACAGGCTGGCGCTCTCCTTGTCCTCGCAACGCACAAACCTGGTCGCTGTCGTCGTTCCCAGCATGTCGAACATCGTCTTTCCAGAAGTACTTGCCGGTATTTCCGCCGGGCTCGATGGTTCCGGTATGCAAGCCGTGTTCGGCATATCCGACTATGACATGGCAAAGGAGCGCGAGATCATCCGCGACATGCTCTCCTGGCAGCCCTGCGCCATTATCGTCACCGGGCTCGATCAACCGGAGGAGACGGTGGAGTTGCTCCGCCACGCCAATATTCCAGTTATCCAGCTCATGGATCTCGACGGCACGCCGATCGATTTCAATGTCGGATTGTCTCATGGTGCGGCGGGAGAGGATATGGCGGAAGCGTTGATTGCGGCCGGGCGAAGACGGTTCGGTTATGTCGGCAGTGCCCTGGCTCGAGATCTGCGCGCGGGCAAGCGAAAGGCCGGCTTTGAGCGCGTCCTGCATGCGCATGGCCTTGGGTTTGCCGGGCTGCGGACCGATGACGTCTTTTCCTCGATCGCGCTCGGAAAGCAGCTCACGACATCGTTGCTCGCGGCGGTGCCAGACCTGGATTGCATCTATTATTCCAATGACGATATGGCGAGCGGCGGCTTGTTTGCCTGCATGGAACTGGGGGTTGCGGTTCCTGATAAAATGCTGATTGCCGGCTTCAACGGGCTGGATCTGGTCAATTCCTTGCCCGCGCCGATCGCAACCTCGCGCTCGCCCCGGCGTGCCATCGGCGAGGCTGCGGCGCAATTGGTGCGCCAAGCAGTCGGGATGGGCCGGGAACCGATGCGGAAAACAATAGTGTTCAAGCCGACGATCGCGGGAATTGACGGTTAA
- a CDS encoding SDR family oxidoreductase: MTRASSDVKNAIALVTGGGTGIGRAIAKALGVAGFKVVISGRRADVLEKAAHDLSEETGAEFLAVAADVSDPNSVRCLFDAISSHYGRLDLLVNNAGMGLPAVPMEELSFEQWNAIVGANLTGAFLCTQQAFRLMKAQEPQGGRIINNGSISATTPRPHSAPYTATKHAITGLTKSTALDGRPFDIACGQIDIGNAATDMTARMSAGVLQANGETAAEPTISAEHVARAVVYMATLPLDANVLSMTVMATKMPLVGRG; the protein is encoded by the coding sequence ATGACGCGGGCATCATCGGATGTAAAAAATGCGATCGCATTGGTGACTGGTGGTGGGACGGGCATCGGCCGAGCCATTGCCAAGGCGCTCGGCGTGGCAGGCTTCAAGGTCGTCATATCGGGGCGCCGCGCTGATGTTCTCGAGAAAGCTGCTCACGACCTTTCCGAGGAGACCGGAGCGGAATTTCTTGCGGTTGCGGCCGATGTCAGCGACCCCAACTCGGTCCGCTGCCTCTTCGATGCGATCTCCAGTCACTATGGCCGCCTCGATCTTCTGGTCAACAATGCCGGCATGGGTCTGCCGGCCGTGCCGATGGAGGAGTTGAGTTTCGAGCAGTGGAATGCGATTGTCGGCGCAAACCTGACCGGCGCGTTCCTATGCACGCAACAGGCCTTCCGCCTGATGAAAGCCCAAGAGCCGCAAGGTGGACGCATCATCAACAACGGCTCGATCTCCGCAACGACGCCGCGGCCCCATTCCGCACCCTATACCGCGACGAAACACGCCATCACGGGGCTGACGAAATCGACGGCACTGGACGGCCGTCCCTTCGACATCGCCTGCGGTCAGATCGATATCGGCAACGCCGCCACCGACATGACCGCAAGGATGAGCGCCGGCGTGCTGCAGGCGAATGGCGAGACCGCGGCAGAGCCGACGATTTCGGCAGAGCATGTCGCCCGCGCCGTCGTCTACATGGCCACACTGCCCCTCGACGCCAACGTTCTCTCCATGACCGTCATGGCAACGAAAATGCCGCTTGTCGGCAGAGGATAA
- a CDS encoding LLM class flavin-dependent oxidoreductase produces MTSEIRLNAFDMNCVGHQSPGLWRHPRDKSWTYKDLDYWVHLAKTLERGKFDGLFIADVLGVYDVLNGNVDAALRHSAQVPVNDPLQLIPTMAYETEHLGFGLTASLSFEHPYTFARRISTLDHLTKGRVGWNIVTSYLNSGALNIGQSAQTQHDDRYSLAEEYLEVCYKLWEGSWEDDAVIRDRESGIFTRPEKVHPIRHSGKHFNVPGIHLSEPSPQRTPVLYQAGASSRGKDFAGAHAECIFVAAPSKAVLKRYVANVREAAERIGRNPREILSFNLQTVILGETDAEAQRKFNEYRQYVSLEGAQALISGWTGIDFGQFSPDEVLRHRYTNAVQSAVETFTTIDPDKEWTMREMADWVGIGGFGPVFVGSPQTVADLMQEWIEDTDVDGFNLAYAVTPESFEDAVDLLVPELQKRGVYKTEYRTGTLREKLGGSGPRLAAPHPATGYRNLGEANALPRRGG; encoded by the coding sequence ATGACAAGCGAAATCAGGCTCAATGCCTTTGACATGAACTGCGTCGGACACCAGTCACCGGGCCTCTGGCGCCATCCGCGCGACAAATCCTGGACCTACAAGGACCTCGATTACTGGGTCCATCTGGCGAAGACGCTGGAACGCGGCAAATTCGATGGCCTGTTCATCGCCGACGTGCTTGGTGTTTATGACGTCCTGAACGGCAACGTCGATGCGGCCTTGCGCCATTCGGCGCAGGTGCCGGTCAACGATCCGCTGCAGCTCATCCCGACCATGGCCTATGAGACGGAGCATCTCGGCTTCGGCCTGACGGCTTCGCTCTCTTTCGAGCATCCCTACACCTTCGCGCGGCGTATCTCGACGCTCGATCATCTGACGAAAGGGCGCGTCGGCTGGAATATCGTCACCTCCTATTTGAACAGCGGCGCGCTCAACATCGGGCAGTCTGCGCAAACGCAACATGACGACCGCTATTCCCTGGCCGAGGAATATCTCGAAGTCTGCTACAAGCTGTGGGAGGGTAGCTGGGAAGACGACGCCGTCATTCGCGACCGCGAGAGCGGCATCTTTACGAGACCGGAAAAAGTGCACCCGATCCGCCATTCCGGCAAGCATTTCAACGTGCCCGGCATTCATCTCAGCGAGCCGTCGCCGCAGCGTACCCCCGTGCTTTACCAGGCGGGCGCATCCAGCCGCGGCAAGGATTTCGCCGGCGCGCATGCCGAATGTATTTTCGTCGCGGCACCTTCGAAGGCAGTCCTGAAGCGCTATGTCGCCAATGTTCGCGAAGCAGCCGAGCGCATCGGACGCAATCCCCGCGAAATCCTTTCCTTCAATCTTCAGACCGTAATTCTTGGCGAGACCGATGCCGAGGCGCAGCGCAAGTTCAACGAATACCGTCAATATGTTTCGCTCGAAGGGGCGCAGGCGCTGATCTCCGGCTGGACCGGCATCGATTTCGGCCAATTCTCGCCCGACGAGGTGCTGCGCCATCGCTATACCAATGCAGTGCAATCGGCCGTCGAGACCTTCACCACCATCGATCCGGACAAGGAATGGACGATGCGCGAAATGGCCGATTGGGTCGGCATTGGCGGCTTCGGTCCGGTCTTTGTCGGCTCGCCACAGACGGTTGCCGACCTGATGCAGGAATGGATCGAGGATACCGACGTCGACGGCTTCAATCTCGCCTATGCCGTCACCCCCGAAAGCTTCGAGGATGCCGTCGATCTTCTGGTGCCGGAACTGCAGAAGCGCGGCGTCTACAAGACCGAGTATCGCACAGGCACCTTGCGCGAGAAGCTTGGCGGCAGCGGACCCCGGCTTGCAGCCCCGCATCCAGCGACCGGCTATCGCAATCTTGGCGAAGCCAACGCTCTTCCCAGACGCGGCGGATAG
- the ltnD gene encoding L-threonate dehydrogenase, protein MENTKKAAIIGLGSMGWGAALSLLKAGFAVRGCDVRSEVLARFAENGGTPCTTPASAAEDADVILVYVVNSKQVEDVLFGQDGALQTARPSTVFLLCTTMAPSATIAIAERLEAAGMLVIDAPVSGGHVRALAGEITVMASGAPEAFERASAVLEAISAKVFRLGDRPGAGSQVKMINQLLAGVHIAATAEAMTLAAKAGIDLKTLYDVICVSAGSSWMFENRGEHIVSGDYTPRSAVNIFVKDLGIVTSEADKAGAVTPLAAAALNLFVEASEAGLGLEDDAAVAKILAARSGASLPGVKG, encoded by the coding sequence GTGGAGAACACGAAGAAGGCAGCCATTATCGGCCTGGGGTCCATGGGCTGGGGCGCTGCTCTCTCCCTTCTGAAAGCGGGGTTTGCCGTGCGCGGCTGCGATGTTCGCAGCGAGGTTCTCGCCCGTTTTGCGGAGAACGGCGGTACGCCCTGCACGACGCCGGCGTCAGCGGCGGAAGATGCCGACGTAATCCTCGTCTATGTCGTCAACAGCAAGCAGGTCGAAGACGTACTTTTCGGCCAGGACGGCGCGCTGCAAACCGCACGGCCCTCGACCGTGTTCCTGCTCTGCACCACCATGGCCCCGAGCGCCACGATCGCCATTGCCGAAAGACTGGAGGCAGCTGGCATGCTCGTCATCGACGCTCCAGTCTCCGGGGGTCACGTCCGTGCACTTGCGGGTGAGATTACCGTCATGGCATCCGGCGCTCCCGAAGCTTTCGAACGAGCCTCCGCAGTGCTCGAAGCTATCTCCGCCAAGGTATTCCGCCTCGGGGATCGCCCTGGCGCCGGCTCGCAGGTTAAGATGATCAACCAATTGCTGGCCGGCGTGCACATTGCCGCCACGGCCGAGGCGATGACACTTGCCGCCAAGGCGGGCATCGATCTGAAGACGCTCTATGACGTGATCTGCGTGTCTGCCGGCTCGTCCTGGATGTTCGAAAACCGCGGGGAACACATCGTTTCGGGCGATTACACGCCACGCTCGGCAGTCAATATCTTTGTCAAGGACCTCGGCATCGTCACATCTGAAGCCGACAAAGCCGGTGCTGTCACTCCACTCGCCGCCGCCGCGCTCAACCTCTTCGTGGAAGCATCGGAGGCAGGCCTGGGTCTGGAGGATGACGCCGCGGTTGCGAAGATCCTGGCTGCCCGGAGCGGCGCCAGCCTGCCAGGCGTAAAGGGGTAG
- a CDS encoding dipeptidase has protein sequence MTESSIIPVFDGHNDVLLRLRRGGLNSVDAFLNGEAAGHIDLPRARRGGLAGGLCAIFIPSPDQPKPGNADFATPAQPDALNETLAMARLLLAIEARSQGAVKVCRSAADIRRSIAEGQFAAVFHIEGAEAVAADLDALYVLHQAGLRTLGPVWSRPNVFAYGVPFRFPSTPDIGPGLTDAGKDLIRACNELRIMIDLSHMNEQGFWDIAKLSNAPLVASHSNAHAISPHSRNLTDKQLDAIRDTGGLVGINFGVLFLRDDGIRNTDTPLEVLVRHVAYIAERIGIEHVALGSDFDGTTIPAALGDAGGLPKLIDALRAHGFDAPSLAKIAHQNWLRVLEQTWGG, from the coding sequence ATGACCGAATCCTCGATAATTCCCGTATTCGATGGCCATAACGACGTGTTGCTTCGGTTGCGTCGCGGTGGCTTGAATTCCGTCGATGCTTTCCTGAACGGCGAAGCTGCCGGACATATCGACCTGCCTCGCGCGCGTCGTGGCGGTCTTGCCGGCGGGCTCTGCGCCATCTTCATCCCTTCGCCGGATCAGCCGAAGCCCGGAAATGCCGATTTTGCGACGCCCGCCCAGCCGGATGCGCTGAACGAAACCCTGGCCATGGCGCGGCTTTTGCTTGCGATCGAGGCCCGGTCGCAAGGAGCCGTAAAGGTTTGCCGTTCGGCCGCCGATATCAGGCGGTCGATTGCCGAGGGCCAGTTCGCCGCCGTTTTCCATATTGAGGGCGCGGAGGCGGTCGCGGCCGATCTCGATGCCCTATACGTCCTGCATCAGGCCGGTTTGCGCACGCTTGGACCTGTCTGGAGCCGCCCCAATGTCTTTGCCTATGGTGTGCCCTTCCGGTTTCCTTCGACGCCGGATATTGGCCCCGGGCTCACCGACGCCGGCAAGGATCTGATCCGCGCCTGCAACGAGCTCAGGATCATGATCGACCTCTCGCACATGAACGAGCAGGGGTTCTGGGATATCGCCAAATTGTCGAATGCGCCGCTGGTTGCCTCGCATTCCAACGCGCATGCCATCAGCCCGCACAGCCGCAACCTGACCGACAAGCAGCTTGACGCCATCCGCGATACCGGCGGTTTGGTCGGTATAAATTTCGGCGTGCTGTTCCTGCGTGACGATGGCATCAGGAACACCGATACGCCTCTCGAAGTCCTCGTTCGCCATGTTGCTTACATTGCCGAGCGCATCGGCATCGAGCATGTCGCGCTGGGTTCCGATTTCGATGGTACGACCATTCCGGCAGCGCTCGGTGATGCGGGTGGCCTGCCGAAGCTGATCGACGCCTTGCGCGCGCATGGGTTTGACGCTCCCTCGCTTGCCAAGATCGCGCATCAAAACTGGCTTCGAGTCCTCGAACAGACATGGGGCGGCTAA
- the otnK gene encoding 3-oxo-tetronate kinase, whose protein sequence is MTLLLGCIADDFTGATDLAALLARSGLPVSLRIGIPQDRRHPNETAAFEVIALKCRTSPVDTAVNQAHQALTWLKEAGASRFFWKYCSTFDSTAEGNIGPVADMLMAETGATQTIYCPAFPENGRSIFIGHLFVGEQLLSESPMKDHPLTPMRDSSLVRLLTPQVNGAVGLANHNIVSKGAESLRAKLAQLGNDGIRHVIVDAVSDDDLRTIAAASFDMPLVTGGSAIAGQLPQFYMEQGLVSLSEHRQALPKITGGSIVLSGSCSAMTRKQVANYAGKVTSLRLDPIALAEEGPGTALEWLRQQSPDAPKLIYATAEPNEVRQAQERLGRDKAGKVVEDALSEIARTAFDCGTRRFVVAGGETSGAITQTLGAAHLTIGPEIAPGVPWTFTTLGGETVALALKSGNFGKETFFTDAFDRLETA, encoded by the coding sequence ATGACACTCCTACTTGGCTGCATCGCCGATGACTTTACCGGAGCAACCGATCTTGCCGCGCTGCTGGCGCGCAGCGGACTGCCCGTTTCGCTTCGGATCGGTATTCCGCAAGACAGACGCCACCCGAACGAGACGGCGGCTTTTGAAGTCATCGCCCTCAAATGCCGGACATCGCCCGTCGATACCGCCGTTAATCAGGCACATCAGGCGCTGACGTGGTTGAAGGAAGCCGGTGCTAGCCGCTTCTTCTGGAAATATTGCTCGACATTCGACAGCACGGCCGAAGGCAATATCGGGCCGGTGGCGGATATGCTGATGGCGGAGACCGGCGCGACCCAGACGATTTATTGCCCCGCCTTTCCGGAGAATGGACGCAGCATCTTCATCGGTCATCTCTTCGTTGGCGAGCAGCTTCTGTCGGAGAGTCCGATGAAGGACCACCCGCTGACGCCGATGCGCGATTCAAGCCTTGTGCGGCTTCTGACGCCGCAGGTGAATGGCGCTGTCGGCCTTGCCAACCATAATATCGTCTCCAAGGGTGCGGAATCGCTAAGAGCAAAGTTGGCGCAACTCGGCAACGACGGCATTCGGCATGTAATCGTCGATGCTGTGTCCGACGACGATCTTCGAACGATCGCAGCAGCATCTTTCGACATGCCTCTGGTAACGGGCGGCAGCGCAATTGCCGGCCAGCTTCCGCAATTCTACATGGAGCAAGGTCTCGTCAGCCTTTCCGAACATCGACAGGCACTGCCAAAGATCACCGGCGGTTCGATCGTCCTATCCGGCAGCTGCTCCGCCATGACGCGGAAGCAGGTTGCCAATTACGCCGGCAAGGTCACCAGCCTGCGGCTCGATCCGATCGCGCTTGCAGAGGAAGGCCCCGGTACCGCGCTGGAATGGCTGCGCCAGCAATCCCCCGACGCGCCGAAGCTCATCTACGCCACCGCCGAGCCTAATGAAGTGCGGCAAGCGCAAGAGCGTTTGGGGCGGGACAAGGCAGGCAAAGTGGTCGAGGACGCTCTTTCCGAGATCGCCCGCACGGCCTTCGATTGCGGCACGCGCCGCTTCGTCGTTGCAGGCGGCGAGACGTCCGGCGCAATCACGCAGACACTCGGCGCGGCGCATTTGACTATCGGGCCGGAAATCGCACCCGGCGTGCCTTGGACTTTCACGACCCTTGGAGGTGAAACAGTCGCTCTAGCTCTAAAATCTGGCAATTTCGGCAAAGAAACCTTCTTTACGGACGCTTTCGACCGATTGGAGACGGCATGA
- the denD gene encoding D-erythronate dehydrogenase: MHVLILGAAGMVGRKLVNRIAAEPKVLGKAIDRLTLVDTFLPPVPEALQSISKALTIDLASPGVAEKLIEDRPDMIFHLAAIVSGEAEADFDKGYAVNLDGSRALFEAIRQQGLKLAYTPRVIFASSIAVFGTPFPDVIGDEFLTAPLTSYGTQKAITELLLADYSRRGIFDGIGIRLPTICVRPGTPNKAASGFFSNILREPLVGKEAVLPVSDTVRHWFASPRSAVGFFVHAATLDTAKVGPRRNLTMPGLSALVSDEIDALRRVGGDKAVALIRREPDPVIERIVSGWATQFDAERATDLGFKAEQSFDEILRAHIEDELDGRVA, encoded by the coding sequence ATGCATGTTTTGATCCTGGGCGCTGCCGGCATGGTCGGCCGCAAGCTCGTCAACCGCATCGCCGCCGAGCCGAAGGTTCTCGGCAAGGCTATAGATCGCCTGACGCTGGTCGATACCTTCCTGCCGCCGGTGCCGGAAGCGCTTCAATCCATATCAAAAGCCCTGACGATCGATCTTGCGAGCCCTGGTGTTGCGGAAAAGCTCATCGAAGATCGGCCGGACATGATCTTCCATCTCGCCGCCATCGTCTCCGGCGAGGCCGAGGCCGATTTCGACAAAGGATACGCCGTCAATCTCGATGGCTCGCGGGCACTCTTCGAAGCCATTCGCCAGCAAGGCCTGAAATTGGCCTATACCCCGCGCGTCATCTTCGCCTCTTCCATTGCCGTGTTCGGCACCCCCTTCCCCGATGTCATCGGCGACGAATTCTTGACAGCTCCGCTGACGAGCTACGGCACGCAGAAGGCAATCACGGAGCTCCTGCTTGCCGATTACTCACGCCGAGGCATTTTCGATGGCATTGGCATCCGACTGCCGACCATCTGCGTGCGTCCCGGCACTCCCAACAAGGCGGCCTCCGGCTTCTTTTCCAACATCCTGCGTGAACCGCTGGTCGGCAAAGAGGCCGTTCTGCCCGTCAGCGATACGGTGCGGCACTGGTTTGCAAGTCCCCGCTCTGCCGTCGGCTTCTTCGTGCACGCCGCAACGCTCGATACGGCGAAGGTCGGGCCGCGTCGCAATCTCACCATGCCGGGACTTTCGGCGCTCGTTTCCGATGAGATCGATGCCCTGCGCCGTGTCGGTGGCGACAAGGCGGTTGCGCTCATCCGCCGCGAGCCGGATCCGGTGATCGAGCGCATCGTTTCCGGTTGGGCGACACAGTTCGACGCCGAGCGCGCGACCGATCTCGGTTTCAAGGCCGAACAGAGCTTTGACGAGATCCTGCGGGCGCATATCGAAGATGAACTGGACGGGAGGGTCGCATGA
- the otnC gene encoding 3-oxo-tetronate 4-phosphate decarboxylase: protein MSEEANLREQICMMAKSLYDRGLTAGSSGNISARLSDGRLLVTPTGSSFGRLDPARLSLFDDKGRLIGGDKPTKEMPLHAAFYETRPKKTGAVVHLHSSHSVALSILPGVDADNMLPPLTAYSIMKLGKVKLLPYFMPGDPAMGDAIRGLAGKRSAVMLAAHGPVVSAKDLEAAVYAIEELEETAKLAMLTRGANPSLLTEAQIADLIRTYDVEWD, encoded by the coding sequence ATGAGCGAAGAAGCGAACTTGCGCGAACAGATATGCATGATGGCCAAGTCGCTCTACGACCGCGGCCTGACCGCCGGCTCTTCGGGCAATATTTCGGCACGCCTCAGCGACGGCAGGCTTTTGGTGACGCCGACGGGCAGTTCCTTCGGACGCCTCGATCCGGCGCGCCTCTCGCTATTCGACGACAAAGGGCGTCTGATCGGCGGCGACAAGCCGACCAAGGAAATGCCGCTGCATGCCGCGTTCTATGAGACACGGCCGAAGAAGACGGGCGCCGTCGTTCATCTCCATTCGAGCCATTCGGTGGCCCTCTCGATCCTGCCCGGCGTCGATGCCGACAACATGCTGCCGCCGTTGACGGCCTATTCGATCATGAAGCTCGGCAAAGTAAAACTCCTGCCCTATTTCATGCCGGGCGACCCAGCGATGGGCGATGCCATTCGCGGACTGGCCGGCAAGCGCAGCGCCGTTATGCTGGCGGCACATGGACCTGTCGTTTCAGCCAAAGATCTGGAGGCGGCGGTCTATGCGATTGAAGAACTGGAAGAGACGGCAAAGCTTGCCATGTTGACACGCGGAGCCAATCCTTCGCTGTTGACGGAGGCGCAGATCGCCGATCTCATCCGCACCTATGATGTGGAATGGGACTGA
- a CDS encoding helix-turn-helix domain-containing protein: MQSERRRFPRPEKAATEGDLPPPALQPLKFSTRGMEPGDQFAAWQTYVAPLADVRLPDNASPEAGFPADHTAWNLGGMLVVQQDAPPHSYMRSQAKVKANHVDHWHISVLSSGRTWTEVDGHVLDGEPGKVELRSLGHPFRGRSTEAKVLSLFLPRALLFDVPTPVEIENNIALSGVFTNMLIEFLDSVENNLTRLAATDLPHVVQTVRNMIVAAVSTSAAQSTGTEQHSALALTERVRRFVEANLISENLTAERICRELGVSRTRLYQIFEQYGGVHHYIQRRRLLSAHAALSDPANREQIVDIAFAVGFSSAAHFSRAFGKEFGYSPREARNLTIPRYVGQIVSPTPAGNSHSFDEWLKTLGYYH; encoded by the coding sequence ATGCAGTCCGAACGGCGGCGCTTTCCGCGGCCGGAGAAGGCAGCGACGGAGGGCGACCTGCCGCCGCCAGCCTTGCAGCCGTTGAAATTTTCGACACGTGGCATGGAGCCAGGCGATCAATTTGCCGCTTGGCAGACCTATGTCGCTCCCTTGGCCGACGTCCGGCTGCCGGATAATGCCTCTCCGGAAGCCGGCTTTCCGGCAGACCATACAGCATGGAATCTGGGCGGCATGCTTGTCGTTCAGCAGGATGCGCCGCCTCACAGTTACATGCGCTCGCAGGCGAAAGTGAAAGCCAATCACGTCGATCACTGGCACATTTCCGTATTGTCCAGCGGCCGGACGTGGACGGAAGTCGATGGTCATGTTCTGGATGGCGAGCCGGGCAAGGTGGAATTGCGGTCGCTGGGACACCCTTTTCGAGGGCGCTCGACCGAGGCGAAGGTTCTCTCGCTCTTTCTGCCGAGGGCATTGCTGTTCGACGTTCCCACACCGGTGGAGATCGAGAACAATATTGCCCTCTCCGGCGTCTTTACCAACATGCTGATCGAATTTCTCGATAGCGTCGAAAACAATCTCACGCGTCTTGCAGCCACTGACCTACCCCATGTCGTCCAGACAGTGCGCAATATGATCGTGGCAGCCGTTTCGACCTCGGCGGCTCAATCGACCGGTACAGAACAGCATAGCGCCCTCGCTCTGACGGAGCGGGTGCGGCGGTTCGTCGAAGCCAACCTCATCTCGGAAAATCTGACGGCCGAACGCATATGCCGCGAGCTTGGCGTATCGCGCACGAGGCTCTATCAGATATTTGAACAATATGGCGGGGTGCACCACTATATCCAGCGCCGCCGCCTTCTATCGGCACATGCGGCCCTCAGTGATCCCGCCAACCGCGAGCAGATCGTCGATATCGCCTTTGCCGTAGGCTTCTCCTCGGCAGCACATTTCAGCCGGGCATTCGGCAAGGAATTCGGCTATAGCCCTCGCGAGGCCAGAAACCTGACCATTCCACGTTATGTCGGGCAGATCGTGTCGCCGACGCCTGCCGGCAACAGCCACTCTTTCGACGAATGGCTGAAAACCCTCGGCTATTATCACTAG
- a CDS encoding hydroxypyruvate isomerase family protein, whose product MTRFSANLGFLWQELSLPDAIRAAKSAGFDAVECHYPYDTPAEAVRQALEETGLSMLGLNTARGNIAAGDNGLVAIPGREDEARRLIDQAIDYAAAIDARNVHVMAGKAAGDEARGTFIANLRYACERAGKTGTTILIEPLNYRDAPGYFLQTADQALDIIATVGAANLKLMFDCYHLQIMQGDLIRRLRDHMAAIGHIQIAAVPDRREPDHGEIDYRHILQFLEKLGYDRPIGAEYRPATTTDAGLAWLQAYK is encoded by the coding sequence ATGACCCGCTTTTCGGCCAATCTGGGTTTCCTGTGGCAGGAGCTTTCCCTTCCCGACGCGATCCGCGCTGCCAAGTCTGCCGGTTTCGATGCCGTTGAATGCCACTATCCCTATGACACGCCCGCTGAAGCCGTGCGTCAGGCGTTGGAGGAGACTGGTCTTTCCATGCTCGGCCTCAACACCGCCCGCGGCAATATCGCGGCCGGTGACAATGGACTTGTCGCCATTCCGGGCCGCGAGGATGAAGCCCGTCGTCTCATCGATCAGGCGATCGATTATGCAGCCGCCATCGACGCGCGAAACGTGCATGTGATGGCGGGCAAGGCCGCCGGCGACGAGGCACGGGGTACTTTCATCGCCAATCTGCGTTATGCCTGCGAACGCGCCGGCAAGACGGGGACGACGATCCTGATCGAGCCGCTCAACTATCGCGATGCGCCAGGCTACTTCCTCCAGACTGCCGATCAGGCACTCGACATCATAGCCACGGTCGGCGCCGCCAACCTCAAGCTGATGTTCGACTGCTATCACCTCCAGATCATGCAGGGCGACCTCATCCGCAGGCTGCGCGATCATATGGCGGCAATCGGCCACATCCAGATCGCCGCCGTTCCGGATCGGCGGGAACCGGACCACGGGGAGATCGACTATCGTCATATTCTGCAGTTCCTGGAGAAGCTTGGCTATGACAGGCCGATCGGCGCGGAATATCGTCCGGCAACCACAACAGACGCCGGGCTCGCCTGGCTGCAAGCATACAAATGA